A genome region from Indicator indicator isolate 239-I01 chromosome 31, UM_Iind_1.1, whole genome shotgun sequence includes the following:
- the PPDPFL gene encoding pancreatic progenitor cell differentiation and proliferation factor-like protein, translating to MASVPSAGCLLAKNQYYRTRQNSESSASSSSSCCSDAVNATEQDKAFHGLPDIIDKYWWIKSFFHSEPSPPTVGRKTLSASSTNS from the exons ATGGCCTCGGTACCCTCCGCCGGCTGTCTCCTGGCCAAGAACCAGTACTACAGAA CAAGGCAGAACTCGGAATCCAGTgcttcttccagctcctcctgctgttCGGATGCTGTGAATGCTACAGAGCAGGATAAAGCGTTTCATG GGTTACCTGACATAATTGATAAATATTGGTGgataaaaagcttttttcatAGTGAGCCATCTCCACCAACTGTTGGCAGAAAAACACTATCAGCAAGCAG TACCAACAGTTGA